The DNA sequence GAAACGCCAGAGGCGTCTGCACCGGAGTGCAGGACCAGATTTATGTTGCGCCGCACAAAACGCAACAGCTGAATCGGCAATTCGCTGTTTTTTGAATCACCCGCCCAAGATTTGTGCAAAACTGACCATCGGCACGCCATTTGCGAGGGATCGGCCACACCATCCCGAATTGGGACTGATACCGGTCCCATCCGCAAGGAGCTGAATATGGCTGACGAAACAGACCTGCACGTGGGCAAACGCCTCCGCCGCCGCCGCCGACTGCTTGGCATGACCCAGCAGGACCTTGCGAGCCAGGTTGGCGTGCGATTCCAGCAGATCCAGAAATATGAGTGCGGCGCCAATCGCATCACCGCCTCCCGCCTGTACGAACTCGCCAAGGCGATGAACGTGTCGGTGCAATATTTCTTCGACGGCATTCCCGCCAGCGATGCCCCGGATGCTGCCAATGACGCCGAACGCATGGAAGGCGACATCCTTTCGCAAAAGGAAACGCTGGAACTGGTCCGGGCCTATTACCGGCTTGGCGAGCGCCCGCGCAAACGCCTGCTGGAGCTGGCCAAGGCGCTCGAAGGCGACACCAGCAATACCGGCGTCGCTTGACGCTGCGCACGGCGCGGGGCAATCCCTGCGCCGATGAGCACTCCCTTTTCCCTTGAAGACGAGTTGGCCTTTGCGGGCCGGCTGGCAGATGCGGCCCGGACAGCGATCCGGCCGCATTTTCGCGCTTTGGATGGTGTTGACGGCAAGACGGGCGGCCCGGCCCAGTTCGGGTTTGACCCGGTCACCGCAGCCGACACCGGCGCCGAGCGCGCCATGCGCGACCTGATCGCGGCGGAGCGGCCGGACCATGGCGTCATCGGGGAAGAGTTCGAGGACATCCCGTCCCGCAACGGCCTGACCTGGCTGCTGGACCCGGTCGATGGCACGCGCGCCTTCGTGGCCGGCCTGCCCAGTTGGACCACGCTGATCGCCCTATGCGACGAAGAGGGCACACCGCTGATCGGCATCATTGACCAGCCCGTGCTGGATGAGCGCTATCTTGGCTGGCCGGGCGGCGCGGCCCTGCAACAGGCGGGCACGCAGACCCCGATCCGGGTATCGGGCTGCCGCGACCTGCGCGAAGCCGTCATCTCGACCACCGACCCGTTCATCCTGAACCCCGCAGAACAGGGCGCATGGACCCATTTGCGGGCCACGGCCCGTATCAGCCGGTATGGCCTGGATGCCTATGCCTATGCCCGGCTGGCAGCCGGCACGATCGACCTGGTTGCGGAAAGCGGGCTGAAGGCCTGGGATATTGCGGCCCTGATCCCGGTCGTGCGCGGGGCCGGCGGCCTGGCGACAGACTGGCGCGGCAATGCGCCGAGACTGGGCGGCCAGATCGTCTGCTGCGCCAGCCAGGACATTCTGGATCAGGCCCTGCTGGCCCTGCGCCGGTCCGCCGAGATTTGAGCCCGCCGGACGGCGCCTAGGGGCCCTCGACCGTGTGGCCCCGCGCTTCCAGCATGTCGATCACGCTGTCCTCACCGGCCAGATGGCCTGCGCCGACCGCGATCAGCCGCGTCCCCGGCGTGTCCAGCATGGCTTCGATCTTGCCGACCCAGATTTCGTTGCGCGATTTCAGCAGCGCATCATAAACCTCGTCCGACCCCATCATGTCCGGATTGGCCATCAGCAGGCCGATGCCATGCACATCGCCATCCACCCATTCGGATACGAGTGTGTCGAGCACTTCGCCGCCTTCCTCGATGGATTCGGCAGACCCGATCAGGAAGTCCACCTGCACATCCATCGGCAGATCGGCAAACCGTCCGAGTTGCTCCTCAATGGTCTCCAGATAGGCCAGCGACTTGCCCGCGGCGCGCGCCTCGGCGCCCAGCACCATTTCGACCCCGGAATTCGGATCATAGCCTTCTTTCTGGATCTGCAGGACGGACAGGTTCACCGCCGCCCACCAGGGCTGCATCGGCTGGACCGCGCCCAGCGGCATGCCGACATGATCCAGCGCCTTCTGCAATTCACCGCGTTCCACTTCGTCCAGCAGGCTGGTCAGCTGCTGCCCGCCTTCCAGCATGCCTTCGGTGGATATGAACCGCATCATTTCCGATGCCGCCGCCTGGCTTGTCACATCGGCTTCGAACACGACCGTGTCCGCCTCGGCAAACGCGGCATCGATCGCATCGCTGCGCCAGTCGAGATCCGGCCGCAACAGGTGGACCGTGCCGAGCATGTAGAGCGTCGTATCCTCATCCGACAGCGTCCAGAGCGCCGGCGTCCCTGCCCCGCGGGAGGCTTCCGCCTCCGCCAGCGCGGCCGCATAGGCCGCCTTCTGGGCCTCGAGTTGTGCGGCGCGACTCTCGGCCGTCTGCGCCGCCGGGGCGGGCGCAGGCGCATCCGCCTTCGGGCCGCAGCCGGACAGGCTGAACGCAAGCGCCAGGGCGGCGCCTGTCATGGCAAGGGAAACTCTCCGCATGAATTGGCTCCTGAAAATTCCGGGACATCCAGACCTAGCCCAATCCGGCGGCGGCGCAAGCACCGCGTGCGGCGGGAACCGCATTCCGGCGTTGCACTCTCCGGCCGCTTGCCGTATTCACCGGCTTCGGCTGGCACCCATAGCTCAGCTGGATAGAGCGCTGCCCTCCGAAGGCGGATGTCAAGTCTGGCGATGGTTGTTGGTGTTGGAAGAAAGAAGTGACTAAACAACGGTTTGAGCGGATGTCGGGTTCGCTCTTCAGGCCGACGAAAATCTCGCGTAAGCATGGCGTAAGCATCTCGCGAACGGTATGCACCCGTAGCTCAGCTGGATAGAGCGTCGCCCTCCGAAGCCGGGTGTCAAGCGGTTTGAAGGAAAAGGTGCAGAGAAGGAAAAAATAAAACTGTCAAAGACTTAGCTTGATGCTTGCCTATGACGCTCTATTGAGGAAATTACAAAGGTAACACATAGGTAACACCGAAATCGATTTGCGGTCCCTTAGCTCAGCTGGATAGAGCGCTACCCTCCGAAGGTAGAGGCCATTGGTTCGAATCCAATAGGGACCGCCACTTCTCACTTTGAAAAATTAACTGGCATAGTGAGGCCACCCATTGTCCAAACTATCATTTTATTCTCTTGTAGATGGCGATGTCGGTACGCTCGTAACAGACTAACTCGCAATCGTATTCCCCTGAGTGGATGAAGTTAAACAGTGCCACTCTGAAAATCGATTTGTGTTGCTACTATTTCTAACTTGAGATGCGTTGGACGAGTTCTGCCGCGTCTATTCCATCTACCATTTCCAGTCCTAGCTTTAGTCAAGAACTTTGCTGAAACTCATATACCTCTTGACTCTTGCTCCTCAAAAAGAACAAAATAAGAACATAATGGACAAAATTAGTCTACCATCCGGTGCCATTATCGGCGCTGCGGGGGAGCTGTACCCTCATGCCCACAAGGTGCTTCGCCTTGGCGATGACATCTGCTTGGCGCTTGGCCGTGTGCATGAAGTGCTGGGCGATAGTGCCGATGTCTTTGCACTTATTGCTGCGGCGAAAGTCTCGGGGCCTGTTTTGTGGTGTGGCGGCGGGACGGATATTGGCACGCTCGCCCCGACCGCCATTCAGGACTTTCTTGATCCGGCGCGCTTGCTTCTCGTCGAAGGTGTCTCGCGGGGCGAAGTCATGTGGTCGGCGGAGCAGGCGTTGCGGATGTCTGGCGTGGGCGTGGTGATTGTCGAACTACGCGATGGGCCTGACTTGCGCGAAAGCCGCCGTTTTCAAATCGCCTGCGAAGAAAGCGGCGCACTCGGACTTATCTTAATCGAAGGCCGCGCCCAGACATCGGCGGCAGAAACACGGTGGGACTGCCATGCAGTGTCGAGCGCAGCTTATGACTGGGAATGGCGCTGCACAAAGAACAGAAAAGGAGAACCCGGCATATGGCAGGTGAAATGGCAAGGAGGACGCGATGGTCAGGATATTGTCCATTTGGTTGCCGCAACTGCCGCTTGACCGATGGGTGCGCCAACAAGACCCGCGCCTTGAAGGCCCCTTCGCGATCACCAAAGACATAAAAAACGCGCACCGCCTGACTCATGTGAATGCACCGGGCCGGCGCGCAGGGCTCGGCCCCGGATTGTCCATTCCTGATGCACGGGCAATTTGTCCTGACCTGCTGACCGAGCCTTCAGACGAGATGCGCGAAGCGTCTTTGTTGCGTGCGCTGTGGCGATGGGCGGATGTGCTATCGCCGCGTGTGGCGCTCGATGCGCCGGACGGGTTGCTCCTCGATATTGCGGGCTGCGCGCATTTATTTGGCGGCGAAAAAGAGATGGCGACCCATGCCAAGGAGCGCTTGTTTGACATGCAGATCACCGCGCGGCTGGGCATTGCTGATACCAAGGGTGGCGCCTGGGCGCTCGCGCGTTATGGGAAGGGCAATCCGGCTATTGCTGAAATCGGTGCGACAATGGACGCCTTGCGCACGCTTCCGATTGCCGCGTTAGGTTTAGACGACAAGACGATCTCTGACCTGAGCCGAACTGGTTTGACGACCATTCGTCAGCTTATGGACATTCGGTCAGGCGAACTTGCGCGGCGGTTCGGTCTGGACTTAACGAAAGCACTCTCAACGGCGTCAGGCCATGCGCCCGATCCGGTCACACCTCGCGCAGCTAATCCAGTCTATGCGGCGCGTATGAGCCTTCCCGATCCGATTGGTTATCTGTCCGACATTGAAGGTGTGATTGGAAGGCTTGCTTCCAGCGTATGTGGACGGCTGCAAACGGATCAAAAAGGCGCACGCCGATTTGAACTGACAGTCCGCTGCGTGGATACAGGCAATCATGTCTTGCGTGTCGGTTTTGCCAAGCCATGCTTCGAGGAAGGCCCGATCCTACAGCAATTTGCGCGCCCCTTGGACGCTCTGAAAATCGAGTTTGGCGCGGACTGGTTTCGTCTGCGCGCTGCGCACATTGAGCCTGTCCGATCAAAGCAAATGGAACTGACCGAACAGACGGACACGGAGAATGAACTGTCGCGTATTGTTTCGACTCTTGGCAATCGGATCGGCTTTGACCATGTGCGCCATTTTGCAGGCCATGAAAGCCACTTGCCCGAAAGTGAGTTTTTTCAGCTTGAAACCATGGACAGGCGGGATGCACCAAGCTGGACACAGACCCCTCGCCAGCGTCCCTTGAGACTGTTTAACGGGCCGGAGCGCTTGCATCTGATTGAAGCTGGCAGACCGCCGCGCCGCTTCCAGTGGCGCAGAGCATCTTTTCATTTACAGACTGCCAATGGCCCGGAACGACTGACGCCAGAATGGTGGGCAAGCAGCGATGGACGCACACGAGATTATTGGCGGGTGCAGACTGAAGAAGGCCCGCGTTTCTGGCTTTTGAATTATCCGGGTCAAGCCGAACCGGACTGGTATATTGCAGGGCGTTTCGCATGAGCTACGCCGAGCTTTACGTCACCAGCAATTTCACCTTCCTAACCGGGGCCTCACACGCTGAGGAGCTTGTTACGCGCGCCGTGCAACTCGGCCTAGGGGCCATGGCCGTCACCGATAAGAACACTTTTGGCGGGATCGTGCGCGCACATGGTGCAGCGAGAGAATTGGGCCTACGCTTTATCGTCGGTGTACGTCTTGTTTTGAGTGATGGCTGTGAAATCCTCGCCTATCCGAAAAACCGCAAAGGCTTCGGTCATTTGTGCCGCTTGCTCACACTTGGAAAGCGGCGGGCGTCCAAGGGTGACTGCGATCTCACCTTAGACGATGTGCTGGAATGGGGCGCGACTTGCGTGCTGGTCGCTTTGACCGCCCCTGATCTTGAATTGCTTTTAGCGCGTCTGCGCGAACGTTTTGGAAGCGATGTGTTTCTCGGCCTTATGCCACATTATGATGGTGAGGATGAAACCCGCTTTGCCGAACGCGCCGCGATGGCATCGCGATCCGAGATTCAGCTTGTGAGTCTTGGCAATGTGCTGATGCACACTGCCGGGCGCTTGCGCCTCGCTGATGTACTGTCTTGTTTGCGCGAGAAAACCACCATCGATAGATTGGGGCGCCACGCTCAGCCGAACGCTGAGCGCCGAGTGAAATCAGAGTTTGAATTGCGCCGTCTGTTCAAAGCCTATCCCGAGGCTTGTGCGAATACATGGGTGATTGCGGAAAAATGCGCGTTCAGCCTTGATGAACTGAAATATGAATACCCGGACGAAATCACCGATGGGATGTATCCGGATGAACGCCTGCGGGCGCTCACTGAGGACGGGCTGGAGCGGCGCTATCCCGATGGCGTCTCGCTGAAAGTCCGTGCGATGATTGAAAAGGAACTCTCGCTCATCAAGGAGCTCGATTATGCGCGCTATTTTCTAACCGTGCATGACATTGTGCAGTTTGCGCGAGGCCAAGGCATACTTTGTCAGGGGCGCGGCAGCGCCGCCAATTCCGTTGTCTGTTATGCGCTCGGCATCACAGAAGCCTCACCAGAAATGATTACCATGGTGTTTGAGCGCTTTATCTCGGAAGCGCGGAATGAACCGCCCGATATTGATGTCGATTTTGAGCATGAGCGGCGTGAAGAAGTTATTCAACACATCTATCAGAAATATGGACGTCACCGTGCGGGCCTCTGCTCAACCGTTGTGCATTTTCGCTCGCGCCGCGCCATCCGCGAGGTCGGCAAAGCGATGGGACTATCCGAAGATGCGGTTTCTGCGCTGTCCAGTCAGGTTTGGGGCGTCTCCAGTTCAGGGCTCGACGAAGAACGCGCCAAAGCTGCAGGTCTTGATGTGAAAGATCGGCGGCTCGCGCTTACCTTGGAACTTACGAAAGAGATAATCGGCTTTCCTCGCCATCTCTCGCAGCATGTTGGCGGCTTTGTCATTACGCGCGGGCGGCTCGATGAGCTGTGCCCCATTGAGAATGCGGCCATGGAGGATCGCACTGTTATCGAATGGGACAAGGATGACGCCGAAACGCTCGGTATGCTGAAAATAGATATTTTGGCGTTGGGGATGCTTTCATGCCTGCGTCGTAGCTTTGACCTCCTGAAAACATGGAAGGGTGAGCATTACACGCTGGCGACACTGCCCCAGGGAGACACAGGCACATATGACATGATTTGCAAGGCCGATACGGTTGGCGTTTTTCAGATTGAATCACGCGCGCAGATGAATTTTCTTCCGCGTATGCGCCCGCGCAATTTGGAGGATCTGATTGCCGAAGTCGCCATCATCCGGCCCGGTCCCATTCAGGGTGACATGGTACACCCTTTTATCCGCAGGCGGCGCGGCGAAGAAAAGGTCACATACCCCTCAGAGGAATTAAAGGAAGTTTTGGAGCGCACATATGGCGTGCCGCTGTTTCAGGAACAGGCCATGCAGATTGCCATTGTTGCAGCAGGGTTCACGCCAACAGAAGCCGATGCCCTGCGCCGAGCCTTAAATGGCTTTCGCAGACAAGGCGCAGTGGAGGATTTCAGGGAGCGGTTTATTAAAGGGTGTGTGGAGCGCGGCTATGAACTGGCTTTTGCCGAAAACTGTTTCAAACAACTTCAAGGCTTTTCAAGTTATGGCTTTCCCGAAAGCCATGCCGCCAGCTTTGCCTTGCTTGTTTATGCCTCTTGCTGGATTAAACATAATCACCCGGAAGTCTTTTGCTGCGCGCTCTTAAACTCGCAGCCCATGGGTTTTTATGCGCCAGCCCAGATTGTGCGTGATGCTATTCAGCATGATGTCAACGTTAAGCCGATTTGCGTCGAGCGTTCCTATTGGGACAATGTGTTGGAATATGACCATGATGGTTCTCTCGCCGTGCGGTTGGGTTTTCGTCAGATCAAAGGGCTGAAAGAAGAAGAAGGTCATTGGATTGCGGCAGCGCGCGGAAATGGCTATCGGGCGATTGATGCAGTATGGCGCAGAGCGGGAGTGTCCCGCAAAACGCTTGTGAAACTGGCTGGCGCAGATGCCTTTGCCGAATACGAACTATCTCGGCGAGACGCGATTTGGAAAGTGAAAGGTCTTGGCGGGGATAAACCGCTACCACTCTTTGAAAATGACGGTGAAGGCTTACCGGATATTCCAGCATTGCTGCCAACACTCAGTCTGGATGAGGATGTGTTTGAAGATTATGTGGCAACGCGACTGACACTCCGAGAGCATCCGACCACACTTCTGAAACCTCAGATGAAACGCTATATGGGTGCTG is a window from the Hyphomonas sp. genome containing:
- a CDS encoding helix-turn-helix domain-containing protein — its product is MADETDLHVGKRLRRRRRLLGMTQQDLASQVGVRFQQIQKYECGANRITASRLYELAKAMNVSVQYFFDGIPASDAPDAANDAERMEGDILSQKETLELVRAYYRLGERPRKRLLELAKALEGDTSNTGVA
- a CDS encoding inositol monophosphatase family protein, with translation MSTPFSLEDELAFAGRLADAARTAIRPHFRALDGVDGKTGGPAQFGFDPVTAADTGAERAMRDLIAAERPDHGVIGEEFEDIPSRNGLTWLLDPVDGTRAFVAGLPSWTTLIALCDEEGTPLIGIIDQPVLDERYLGWPGGAALQQAGTQTPIRVSGCRDLREAVISTTDPFILNPAEQGAWTHLRATARISRYGLDAYAYARLAAGTIDLVAESGLKAWDIAALIPVVRGAGGLATDWRGNAPRLGGQIVCCASQDILDQALLALRRSAEI
- a CDS encoding TraB/GumN family protein; the encoded protein is MRRVSLAMTGAALALAFSLSGCGPKADAPAPAPAAQTAESRAAQLEAQKAAYAAALAEAEASRGAGTPALWTLSDEDTTLYMLGTVHLLRPDLDWRSDAIDAAFAEADTVVFEADVTSQAAASEMMRFISTEGMLEGGQQLTSLLDEVERGELQKALDHVGMPLGAVQPMQPWWAAVNLSVLQIQKEGYDPNSGVEMVLGAEARAAGKSLAYLETIEEQLGRFADLPMDVQVDFLIGSAESIEEGGEVLDTLVSEWVDGDVHGIGLLMANPDMMGSDEVYDALLKSRNEIWVGKIEAMLDTPGTRLIAVGAGHLAGEDSVIDMLEARGHTVEGP
- a CDS encoding DNA polymerase Y family protein yields the protein MVRILSIWLPQLPLDRWVRQQDPRLEGPFAITKDIKNAHRLTHVNAPGRRAGLGPGLSIPDARAICPDLLTEPSDEMREASLLRALWRWADVLSPRVALDAPDGLLLDIAGCAHLFGGEKEMATHAKERLFDMQITARLGIADTKGGAWALARYGKGNPAIAEIGATMDALRTLPIAALGLDDKTISDLSRTGLTTIRQLMDIRSGELARRFGLDLTKALSTASGHAPDPVTPRAANPVYAARMSLPDPIGYLSDIEGVIGRLASSVCGRLQTDQKGARRFELTVRCVDTGNHVLRVGFAKPCFEEGPILQQFARPLDALKIEFGADWFRLRAAHIEPVRSKQMELTEQTDTENELSRIVSTLGNRIGFDHVRHFAGHESHLPESEFFQLETMDRRDAPSWTQTPRQRPLRLFNGPERLHLIEAGRPPRRFQWRRASFHLQTANGPERLTPEWWASSDGRTRDYWRVQTEEGPRFWLLNYPGQAEPDWYIAGRFA
- a CDS encoding error-prone DNA polymerase, giving the protein MSYAELYVTSNFTFLTGASHAEELVTRAVQLGLGAMAVTDKNTFGGIVRAHGAARELGLRFIVGVRLVLSDGCEILAYPKNRKGFGHLCRLLTLGKRRASKGDCDLTLDDVLEWGATCVLVALTAPDLELLLARLRERFGSDVFLGLMPHYDGEDETRFAERAAMASRSEIQLVSLGNVLMHTAGRLRLADVLSCLREKTTIDRLGRHAQPNAERRVKSEFELRRLFKAYPEACANTWVIAEKCAFSLDELKYEYPDEITDGMYPDERLRALTEDGLERRYPDGVSLKVRAMIEKELSLIKELDYARYFLTVHDIVQFARGQGILCQGRGSAANSVVCYALGITEASPEMITMVFERFISEARNEPPDIDVDFEHERREEVIQHIYQKYGRHRAGLCSTVVHFRSRRAIREVGKAMGLSEDAVSALSSQVWGVSSSGLDEERAKAAGLDVKDRRLALTLELTKEIIGFPRHLSQHVGGFVITRGRLDELCPIENAAMEDRTVIEWDKDDAETLGMLKIDILALGMLSCLRRSFDLLKTWKGEHYTLATLPQGDTGTYDMICKADTVGVFQIESRAQMNFLPRMRPRNLEDLIAEVAIIRPGPIQGDMVHPFIRRRRGEEKVTYPSEELKEVLERTYGVPLFQEQAMQIAIVAAGFTPTEADALRRALNGFRRQGAVEDFRERFIKGCVERGYELAFAENCFKQLQGFSSYGFPESHAASFALLVYASCWIKHNHPEVFCCALLNSQPMGFYAPAQIVRDAIQHDVNVKPICVERSYWDNVLEYDHDGSLAVRLGFRQIKGLKEEEGHWIAAARGNGYRAIDAVWRRAGVSRKTLVKLAGADAFAEYELSRRDAIWKVKGLGGDKPLPLFENDGEGLPDIPALLPTLSLDEDVFEDYVATRLTLREHPTTLLKPQMKRYMGAEDLRQIADETWLSVAGLVITRQRPGTASGVIFLTLEDENAVSNIVVWPKTFEKYRKAVMAGRLLHIRGRLQREGTVTHVIATHIEDYSYLLDTLGDTAHAGGSIDPSADRMDEAKRPVQDNRTGPRPALKSQSETVTDALQNARHARLGAGAHHPRQQAKKLFYSRDFH